A portion of the Glycine max cultivar Williams 82 chromosome 10, Glycine_max_v4.0, whole genome shotgun sequence genome contains these proteins:
- the LOC100799000 gene encoding type IV inositol polyphosphate 5-phosphatase 3 yields the protein MKQGSANNQQLFWARVVMRKWLNMASNEPDYTADPDDDNEDDPESDSDNEELGKRTRFGDSREEQAPIESNEFLPRLRRQKSLTSRSQYINKKELRVCVGTWNVGGKLPSDDLDIDDWLGINEPADIYVLGLQEIVPLNPGNIFGAEDTRPVPKWENIIRDTLNRVRPKAPKMKSFSDPPSPSKFKPSDDAPDIEEEILLESDGDIGEEVHPLDEEHNVYDGGADKPTTYEEASNTNFQASDAADIANTEEPIGNDLKRQFSDGKRLSRLNCFRDENLPKKTETSSSQQASKLSRMISSSDRIGLSWPEPPLHLLSQGPLDRPTSFKSVRSFSASKSFRTCQTFKKTIDDIGLLAEIDLEALMKRKRRSSYVRIVSKQMVGIFITIWVRRSLRKHIQNLKVSTVGVGVMGYIGNKGSISISMSIYQTLFCFICTHLTAGEKEGDEHKRNADVREIHQRTHFYSLADIGVPRNILDHERIIWLGDLNYRINLSYEKTRDFISKKQWSKLIEKDQLSKELEKGVFGGWSEGKLNFPPTYKYENNSDKYYGEDPKVGRRTPSWCDRILSYGMGMRLLRYGRTELRFSDHRPVTATYMAEVEVFSPRKLQKALTFTDAEIENEEVMATLGTLYEF from the exons ATGAAGCAAGGGTCAGCAAACAACCAACAG CTCTTTTGGGCAAGAGTGGTTATGCGCAAATGGCTTAACATGGCTAGTAACGAGCCTGATTACACCGCTGACCCTGATGATGATAATGAGGATGACCCTGAAAGTGACTCAGATAATGAAG AGTTGGGAAAACGGACACGGTTTGGGGACAGCAGAGAGGAACAAGCTCCAATTGAGTCAAATg AATTTCTTCCAAGGTTAAGGAGGCaaaagtcattaacttctaGGTCTCAGtatataaacaaaaaggaaCTAAG AGTTTGTGTTGGAACATGGAATGTTGGAGGAAAGCTTCCATCTGATGACCTAGATATTGATGATTGGTTAGGCATTAACGAGCCAGCTGATATCTATGTTCTTGG TCTTCAGGAGATTGTACCATTAAATCCTGGTAACATTTTTGGTGCTGAAGACACTCGGCCGGTACCGAAATGGGAAAACATTATTCGAGATACACTGAATAGAGTTAGACCAAAAGCACCAAAGATGAAATCCTTCAGCGATCCCCCATCACCATCAAAATTTAAGCCATCAGATGATGCGCCAGACATAGAAGAAGAAATATTACTTGAAAGTGATGGTGATATTGGTGAGGAAGTCCATCCGTTGGATGAAGAACACAATGTTTATGATGGAGGTGCAGATAAACCAACCACATATGAAGAAGCCTCGAATACTAATTTTCAGGCTTCAGATGCTGCTGATATTGCCAACACAGAAGAACCAATAGGCAATGATTTAAAGAGACAGTTTTCTGATGGAAAGAGGTTGAGTAGGCTGAATTGTTTCCGTGACGAAAATTTGCccaaaaaaacagaaacatcATCTTCTCAACAGGCCAGTAAGCTATCCAGAATGATTAGTAGTTCTGATAGGATTGGATTGAGCTGGCCAGAGCCACCACTACATCTGCTATCTCAGGGACCATTGGATAGACCAACTTCTTTTAAATCTGTCAGATCCTTTTCAGCATCAAAGTCTTTCAGAACATGTCAGACCTTCAAAAAAACCATAGATGACATAGGTTTGCTTGCTGAAATTGACCTTGAAGCTTTAATGAAGCGGAAAAGAAGATCATCATATGTAAGGATAGTGAGCAAACAGATGGTTGGGATTTTCATCACCATATGGGTTCGTCGTAGCTTGCGTAAACATATTCAGAATTTGAAGGTGTCAACTGTTGGGGTTGGTGTTATGGGCTATATTGGTAACAAG ggatCAATATCTATCAGCATGTCTATATACCAGACACTCTTTTGTTTCATATGTACCCATCTTACGGCAGGTGAAAAGGAGGGAGATGAACATAAAAGAAATGCTGATGTGCGTGAAATACATCAACGAACTCATTTTTATTCTCTTGCGGATATTGGAGTTCCCAGAAACATCCTTGATCATGA GAGAATAATTTGGTTGGGTGATCTGAATTATCGTATCAACTTGTCATATGAGAAAACAAGAGATTTTATCTCAAAAAAACAATGGTCcaaattgattgagaaagacCAG CTTTCAAAAGAGCTCGAGAAAGGTGTGTTTGGTGGATGGTCAGAAGGCAAGTTAAATTTTCCACCAACGTATAAGTATGAGAATAATTCAGATAAATACTATGGAGAGGACCCAAAGGTTGGGAGGCGCACACCTTCATG GTGCGATCGTATTCTCTCCTATGGCATGGGAATGAGATTACTAAGATATGGAAGGACTGAACTCAGGTTTTCAGACCACAGACCAGTGACTGCCACATACATGGCTGAGGTTGAGGTGTTTTCTCCAAGGAAGTTGCAGAAAGCCCTGACTTTTACTGATGCAGAGATTGAAAATGAAGAAGTCATGGCAACTTTAG GGACACTGTATGAATTCTGA